The genomic window TTCATGTTTATGTGTGTCCAAATGCATAATTGCGCTGTTTGGCCCATGATGGGAGTAGGGATGGGAAGCAAGGGGAGTCAGAACCTGAGGCCATAGATATTCTGTTCCATAGTCTGGCATCCTGGAGTGTACCTGACTGGCTTTAGGGAAGAGAGAACCTTTCTCCAGATAGCAGGCATCTTTTTCAAAAGAGTGGAGAAATCTGGGATTGGGGGTGGGGACAAAAAGAGAGTAGTATGAGGTTTCTTTAAGTCCTGAAGAAGCTAAGGAGACTGTCCCTTGGGATCAAGAAATTCTGCAGCTCTTGGCTGTCAGTTCTATTTCCTGTCACATACCTCTCCACCTGGACTTGAGCAGAGTTGGCTTCCTGGAATTTTAGAAAGGAGGGCAAAGAAGTGGACTAATGGGGGTGGGGCTGGGCATCTCTAGCACTAGTCTCCCTCCTACAATCATTTGTCTCTTATGTCTGTCCCCAAGGCAAGTCCTGGCATAATCGTGTTGGATGCAATGAGTGAGAACATCTCCTTTTTTCACTGTTTATCTTGTCCCTGTTCTCCCAGATCCAGGATCAGTGAAAAGAGAAACTGAAGGATGTGTATTTATGCACATGCCTATAAGTGAAAGTAAGTATGTTTGTCAGGTTATGGACAGGTAAGTGTAAATGCAAGAGTGGACTTGTATGATTGTGCATGTTCAGtagtatatgtgtatttatatgtatatataatatatacatttgcCATATACATTGGAATTTGTATGCATGTGTAATTATTACATTCCCATCATTGTATAAAGAACCACTGTGCATGTGTTTGTGCATAAACATGCAAAACATCCCCGACTGCTCCATTTAGGATTTGTTTGGACCAATAAGGGGGAAGAAGCAGACACCTGCCTTGACTCCCTCAGCAGCCCCCTGGGGTAGGGAGCTCTGTAGGGATTAGTATAATCTATTTACCTGAGTATCACTTGAGAATCACCCCTTTCCTATCCTAAAGGTCCTATTCAGTCCCCTCACCTTCATTAAACAGAATCGGCCCCAAGGAGGGACATTGATTGCCCCTGAAGTGACTAGGGACTGGGAAGGGCTGTTAGTAGTTCATGCCCATACCCTTCCCAGATGGCTGATGTATATGGACCCAGTCAAGGGACTTcttcccaacccccacccccacacacagtCAAATTGGGAAGCTAGATACAAACACGATCACAGAAACACACATGGTCACATTAATTCTTCCACAGTCTCACACACATGTAAGTAGAAGCACAGAAATGCAGAGACACACCAAGgcaaatctttctctttctctgcttctccTTTGGTTGAATTTCATTCAGCCACATAtgttgcgtgtgtgtgtgtgtgtgtgtgtgtgtgtgtgtgtgtgtgtgagagagagagagagagagagagagagagagagggtgggTGGAGGAGGGGCAGATAGAATGAGGATTGGCATGATGCCAACACGTACCTATGGGGCCTGGGTTGGGGACACCCCCTCCTCATCCACTCAGGGACTTCAACCCTGGGAAGGGGGCCTCAGCTGTCCCTTTGTGGCTTGAGGGGGACCTATTTGTAGGTGGCAGCAAGAACACAGCCCTTTTTGCCTCCCCAACCCTGAGTCTCGTCCATGACCCACCTTGGGGGCTTAGAGGATGAATTTGAGGAAGACTTCAccaagggaagggggaagggcaGATTAAGGGGCCACGGTCCCCCCCCCaagtctttccttttccagtttccccacCCTATTGTTCCCATCTGGGGGGACATGCCCCAAGGGatctattcccccacccccacctctatCTACAGCCCCGTTTTTCCCTGTgctgggagggaggggaggaacgaagagatatttatttattttctttatttatttatttaatttttttttttgggagtAGAGAGTGACAGATGGCGGCTGGTCCCGGGGGAGCCGGCTCTCCCCCAATGCAGACGCATGCCAATCACCGTCTCTCATGTGATAGCTGCTGCCCGTGACGTGCCAAGCCCATATGGCCCTGGCATAGAGGCTGGTACCCCCGCCTGGTAGAGATGCCACACTCGCTCCCCGCTTCGCATGGCGCTCTGAAGACGCCGGCGCCCGCCGCCTTGAGGAGCCGCTGCCCCCGCTCCTTGAAGATGGGGAAACAATGAAATAGACAGGAAgattccttctctccccctctctctcttgcccccctcccccctcccctctcccctggaCTCCGCTTTGAGGTAAGTTGTCCGAGGGGCAAGGAGATTTGAACCGCCAGCTGGGGAGGGCTCTGGTTGTGTTTTGTAATCGGGGACCAGAAAGTCCCCAAATGCCCCGTTGGCTTCCTGGGGTGATGTTCCCCTCCATAGGGTGGGGAATGGAGCCACCCTGGGATCCTTGctccacccccacctccccacccggGGTCTGCGGCTCTGGGGCTTGGGTTGCGGAGGTGGTGGCTTTGGTTTTCGAAGGGGCTCATGGTAGAGGCAAGAAAAGCGGGTTGGGGGGCTAAGAGCTGAAACAAGATAGatatccttccctctcccctatgATTCCCGTACCGAACCCGAGATGTCTcttagcaaaaggaaaaaaaaaacaaaaaaaacaaaaaacaaaacaaaacaaaacaacggATTCTCACCAAATCCCAAATACAACGAGATTCAGGGAGCCATTCGGTGGGCGGCGAGGTTTAGGGGTGTCCCGAGTGTCTTTGAACGCTGGGGTGACGGGAAGAGATTGTTTTCCTGGCTTCTTAACGCGCACCCCGGTTCTCCTGTCCGAGACTCCCGGAGCCCTGAAGCCGGGAGTCCGAGGACAGAGCCGGAGGAAGGAGATGGAGCTGGAAACCGAGACAGGGACCGATTCGACTCTCAGACTGGGGGCAGCTGGGGGCGGGGGCCAGGCTGGGCTGGGGACGGCTCGGGGCCAAGTTGAAAATTGGATTAGGGGTCGAGGGCGGTAGAGCGGCTGGCGGCGAGGATGGGGAAAGGAACGGAGGGGGCAAAGCAAAGAGAAGTCGGACCCGCCCGGCCCTGGCCACGAGGCACGACCGGGAAGCCGGACGGCCAGAAACACTCAAAGTCTCCGCccggagggagaaaagagaattatttCGGGGCGTGCCCCGAGCGGAGAAATTCGTTCTCTAAAATACCCCTCCACCCCCTCACCCctcctcaaagagaaaatacgcacagagaaggggggagggggtcGGCCTCAAATCCAAGTCAGGATTATAACAAGGAGCTTGGAGTTGGGGGTTCCCGGCCTAGGAAGAGGGTGCGCCGGCGCGGCGGGCAGGGGAGCAGCACCTGATCCCCGACACCGGAGAATCTGGAAGCTCCCCAGCCCAGAGTAAATGGACTGCTCTAGATAGGCTGAGGGcgggggtggggtaggggagaaggttttttttccccccaagcaGGGAAGGAGGCCCTGGAGGAGGGGGCACCTCTTCCCTCTTAAGTGTCCCAGGGGTGCGCAGAGGTTGCCTAGGGGGTAAAGGGTAAGAGAGAGCAAAAGGTTGCGAGGGAAGCTCGCCCTACAGCCTATTCCAGGAGGCTTGTCTGTAAGGACACCGGGGGTGGGAGGCTTGGAAGAGGTCACCTGAGGGAGAGGCTTAATttaggattggggggggggggtgtctggcAAAGGGGAAGGGATGTGTGCGAAGCCTCCTCGAACCGGAGCGCGGAACTTGCGAGGGGCTGACTGCCCCGGCTGCCCTGCCCGGTGCTCACCTCCGTGTCTCTGTCTgtgcctcccccctccccccgacTCTTCAGGCCACCATGCTGACCCGCCTATTCAGCGAGCCCGGTCTCCTCCCCGACGTCCCCAAGTTTGCCAGCTGGGGAGACGACGGCGACGACGACGAGCCCAGGAGTGAGAAGGGTGACACGCCGCcccagccgccgccgccgccgcccggcccTGGGGCTGGGGCTCCGGGGCCCGTCCGCCCCCCCAAACCGGGCCCTCTCCGTGGCGAGGATCCCCCGGACCCTGCGCTGGGCGAGGCCAAGGACGACGGCGAACTGGGgggcgaggaggaggaggaagaagaggaggaggaagggctAGACGAGGCCGAGGGCGAGCGGCCCAAGAAGCGGGGGCCCAAGAAGCGGAAGATGACCAAGGCGCGGCTGGAGCGCTCCAAGCTGCGGCGGCAGAAGGCCAACGCGCGCGAACGCAACCGCATGCACGACCTCAACGCGGCGCTGGACAACCTGCGCAAGGTCGTGCCCTGCTACTCCAAGACGCAGAAGCTGTCCAAGATCGAGACGCTGCGCCTGGCCAAGAACTACATCTGGGCGCTCTCGGAGATCCTGCGCTCGGGCAAGCGGCCGGACCTGGTGTCCTACGTGCAGACGTTGTGCAAGGGCCTGTCGCAGCCCACCACCAACCTGGTGGCCGGCTGCCTGCAGCTCAACTCGCGCAACTTCCTCACGGAGCAGGGCGGCGACGGGGCCGGGCGCTACCACGGCTCCGGAGGCCCCTTCGCCATGCACCCCTACCCGTACCCCTGCTCGCGGCTCGCGGGCGCTCAGTGCCAGGCTGGCGGCGGCCTGGGCGGCGGGGCCACGCACGCCCTGCGGACTCACGGCTACTGTGCGGCCTACGAGACGCTGTacgggggcggcggcgggggcgccTCCCCCGACTACAACAGCTCCGAGTATGAAGGGCCGCTGAGCCCCCCGCTCTGCCTCAACGGTAACTTCTCCCTCAAGCAGGACTCGTCCCCGGACCACGAGAAAACCTACCACTACTCTATGCACTATTCCGCCCTGCCCGGCTCCAGGCCAGCTGGCCACGGCCTGGTCTTCGGCTCCTCGGCGGTGCGCGGGAGCGTCCACTCGGAGAATCTTTTGTCTTACGATATGCACCTTCACCACGACCGAGGCCCAATGTATGAGGAACTCAATGCATTTTTCCATAATTGAGAACTCTCCTCCCTCAGCCCCTCTTTTATGTTTCATTTCTGTTcgttccttccttttcatttatttactttttctttttcggAGAAGGTGGGCCACCCCCCACCATGGCAGGGATTTGGGCGGTAGGGCCACGTTAACTAGAGGCCACCCCCCCCTCCTCCAGGCTCCCTCCGTTCCCCTCAGCTGTGCAGTCCGGGTTACCTGTTGACGTCTCCCCCTTTTTCGGCCCCCTCCTTTGTCGCTCTTTCTTTGACCCAGAAGTGTTCCTTTCCCAGGGGGAACCCCCTCCCAGGACCTTTCCCAAGGGGTCTGGCGTTTTCCAGGAACGCCTTCCCCACGGGTTCTCtgcccctcacacacacacacactctcaactccttcccttaatttcctcttctcatccctagccccccccccaacagtgCAGTCAGCTCGGGCctggagaaggggagaggggggagggggcggCCCAGCGGCCGGATTCCATTTCGTTTgtttagttctattttttaactACCAGAAAGGGGGAATGCAGTAGCGGTGGGTAGGGATGGGGTGGAACACAGGGGGTTCTCTTTCCTAAAGAGGACGTACTAAGTTCACCATACCCGAGGCCTTGAATGCCTCCCACCCACCCGGTCTCTCCACTTCGGAGTTCCTAATAAGAGTTGGGAGGAGTAGAAGGGAGgcggaggagggggaggagatggggatccaaaaggaaagaaaaaggtcaAGACCATTGTAACCAGATTccgacttttttcttttttgtttttttctttcttttttaaaaaacacaaaaaaacaaacacaaaaacgcAAAAAGGCGACGGAGGCCGAACGCAGAGTCCGGAGCGGAGAGAAAACACAGTAAGAACTTTTAGAAgcaataaaaggcaaaaaaaaaataaaataaaataaaataaaaaataaaaagacacaaATATCTATGCAAGGAGGTTCTGACTGAGCCAAGCGGCCCCGCCCCCTGGCCCCCCGggatcccccccccacccctcctcGGCTCCAGGGCCGGGGCCGGAGCTGCAGAAGCGGATATGTGCACTTTGGTGAAGTTGGGGACGTGGcgcctccccctctctccctagTCCCCTCTCACCCTTTCTcactccttctcccttccctcggTTCTTACAATCAGTGACTCCGAGATTTGGGACATCAGTGTCACTTCctcaccctcccctttcccctcctcaccCGTCCCCATTGTGCGTCATACTGTTTTTTAAACCTGTTTCCAAATTTGTATGAAATGGCGAACTGTTGGGGGAGGGTcggtttggggaggggggttgcATGATAAAGACACACACTGACACAGcacgcacgcacacacgcacacacagtgACACAGAGACATACACAATGACAAAGAGGAACACACACATAGCCACACGGTAAATATGCAATGCTACTTGGGAAAGAAGGGAGCTATAGCCTTTCTCTCGGCTCTGGGGAAGCGAAAGAGGAAAGCAAACGTTGCAGGCCAGAGGCATCCCTTTAGCCCGGGTCTCCTTTCAgacctccctcccttccacttTCCAAACCCAGTCAATCAGTTCCCTAGGGCTTTGTAGCTGTGATCTCCCTTCCCCTGTGGAAGCCTGGGAATGGACAGGAGGATGCCTGAGCAGATAAAATTCCTGGAGGTGAAACTTTTTCGAGGGGTCCTTCAGGTCCTCATCTGGCCTCTTCAGCAGCCAAGGCCCAGAACAGGCAAGGATCTACGCTTTGTTACCGTCACAaaacagaaagaagttaaggagaaaCAGGTACTCCCAGAACAAGCCCGCAACCAAACAGGCGAATAGACACATGTTGACACAAAGCAAAAATGCAAACACACACGCAGACACACTCAATTTCTCACACTCAAACACACGCAATTTCACCTTCACATCTTATCGAAGCTGAAACTCCCGTTGGACACCCGAAGTGCATTGCGTGTTTCTGTTCAGTTTAATGacgattaataaatatttatgtaaatgaGATGCAAAGCTGGACGGCGGTTTCTCACGGTGGCGTCATTTCATTTGGGGGCTATTGAATTTGGGGATCCGGGGAGTGGAGGGGTTGGGGTGACCTAACAGGTATGAAAGAGGGTCGGAAAAGGAAAGTGGCACCTTGAGGTCAGCTATTAGGCAGCCTGGGGTCCCTGGGTCCTGGGCAGTTATATCCTCTATCTTGAGATCGAATTCCACAGAGATGGACAAGTGAACGCTCTTAAACAGGTACTCACATATAACGCATTTGCATAGACACGTACTGGTACCTGCAAGAACACAGGCACTTGACAGTCATACACTCACACAAACTCACATAAGCACATGCCTTCTcttttaaaacaacaataacaacatgcATCTGTTTCTATAGCTggtttcaaagggaaaaaaagtcaagtcACAGGAGGGGGATCATCTGCACCTAATGACAAGAGACTCGAATCTTCATGTGTCAAAcataaaagggagggagaaggagaatcCTAATAAAGAGCCAGTTGTCAGGAGCAGagcagtacacacacacacacacacacacacacacacacacacacacacactcacatatacacatattatacatAGATAGTATATTTGTAGATCacatggaaggggaaaaaaagaaaaacgttATTTTTAAAACTAGGGTTTTAGTCAGACCGATCATTTTCAGCCTCTGGGGATTTGGGGtatcaaattttaaatttgtaCCCCTTTAGAGAGAGGGGAGACGTCTAAAGGAGGCCTGAAAACATTAGGTACCAGAGACTGGTTCTGGATAAGTCTTTGCCAATAGATCAAATAAAACCGTCTGGATTGTGAACATAGAGAATTGTAGAACTCCAGCGGCAGCAAATACACAACTCAAAATCCCTTCATTGTCGAGTTAAtagttctttcttccattttatacTGCTCACAAAAAAAGAGGATCCTGAAATaatggggggaaaggaagaagacacAGAGAATGAGAATCCTCTGAATCACTtcattatcttcaaatatttcccACAAAATTCCAGTTCTAATAAAAATCAGGGTCAAATTTCTTTGAAGCTTGTCGCCTGTGTTAGTCTTGGACCTATTTCAAATTAAAAGCaccccccttcctttttcctctctgctTTTCCCTAAACCCCAATTCTTAGCTCTAAGAAGTTGGATAATGGGGCCAGTAACATAGAAAACCTTCCCTCCATATATATTACTCAATCGTGGAAAAGACAAGCCTAGTTTCTTTTTGAGATTTCCTACTCCACTTTCCTCTAAAATTGCATGATTTTTAAGAAGGAGGAACTGAGAGCCTGTAGAGTTTCTGAGATGCTGGCCTTATTTAAGACAAGATAGTGTAAAGCATCAAAGAAAGCATTGGGATATCAAGaacaaggaagaaagagaggagaacaCCATATTTCCCAAAGTTGTGGGTGAGACAAATTATATTGTTTGACTGTCTATATACCCTATCTTTATTACCCTcctatggggggagggggggaaggaaaaatgtTCCCAACACCTGAGCTGGGAAAAACTATTACGGTGATGAGCTGTCCATTGCCATGGGTGCTGAACTCTCAGGTTGAAGATCAGGCCGGCCATAGATGGTTCTATATTGCTTAGTCCTAGATTGCAGGGAGACACTCACAGTCCCCGGCTCTTCCTGCTTTTCTTCCATAATTCTCCCACATTTTTCAGAGAATTTCACTGCAGTTTTCTGAGAATTTCATCGAATTCTCCTGGGATTTTCTTTAGGTTCCAGTCTAGGCTCCCAGGCATCAGCATTCTTTTTCATCTGCCCATTAGAACCATAGAAACTTTGAGATCTCTTTTTCCAGGGTCTAAGTGAGACTCCTCCAAATCATTGTTCACAAGACAGGAgaattctcccttcctttcctccccttacCTTGTCCTGGCTCTCATTTCCCTGCCCTCTCAGGACTCAGACTCCCTATGGTTCAATTCACTTCT from Macrotis lagotis isolate mMagLag1 chromosome 2, bilby.v1.9.chrom.fasta, whole genome shotgun sequence includes these protein-coding regions:
- the NEUROD2 gene encoding neurogenic differentiation factor 2, which gives rise to MLTRLFSEPGLLPDVPKFASWGDDGDDDEPRSEKGDTPPQPPPPPPGPGAGAPGPVRPPKPGPLRGEDPPDPALGEAKDDGELGGEEEEEEEEEEGLDEAEGERPKKRGPKKRKMTKARLERSKLRRQKANARERNRMHDLNAALDNLRKVVPCYSKTQKLSKIETLRLAKNYIWALSEILRSGKRPDLVSYVQTLCKGLSQPTTNLVAGCLQLNSRNFLTEQGGDGAGRYHGSGGPFAMHPYPYPCSRLAGAQCQAGGGLGGGATHALRTHGYCAAYETLYGGGGGGASPDYNSSEYEGPLSPPLCLNGNFSLKQDSSPDHEKTYHYSMHYSALPGSRPAGHGLVFGSSAVRGSVHSENLLSYDMHLHHDRGPMYEELNAFFHN